In one window of Nocardiopsis aegyptia DNA:
- a CDS encoding GcvT family protein has protein sequence MPTQPRVVLIGAGIVGCALADELTERGWTNVTVLEQGPLFATGGSSSHAPGLVYQTVGCRTMTQLAKYTVEKYTALTLDDQWCFQQLGGLEVATTPERWADLKRRHGWATAWGVESHLRDPGECAELHPLLDPAKILGGFHIPSDGLAKPVRAGEAQARRAIDRGARFLAHHKVTGIERHGGRVRAVVTEHDTFAADIVVSCVGMWGPRIGRMVDLDIPLVPMAHQYVRTTPLPVLKGVNDELREMSKPLLRHQEAGLYFREHVDRIGIGAYEHRPMPISADDILDPGVAPTMPSELPFTPDDFDQSWKDSVDLLPCLADAGIDEGINGLFSFTPDGNPLLGEHPDLQGFWVAEAVWITHSAGVAKAMAEWLVDGQPGLDLHNCDLNRFEEVERGPEYVHLRSCQAFDEVYDVLHPLQPAEHPRPLRTSPFHERQVELGAVFLEASGWERPQWYEANADLPEVAEIPERGEWASRYWSPIAGAEALVARKRVAMFDMTPLKRLEVTGPEALTFLQAMTTNQLDRKVGAVVYTLMLNEDGGIRSDLTIARLAEDRFQVGANGPIDLDWLRRHLPRSGTVQLRDITAGTCCIGLWGPAARDLLQPLTREDFSHKALGYFKSKQAFIGDVPVTAMRLSYVGELGWELYTTADMGRRLWDTLWEAGQEHGVIAAGRGAFTSMRLEKGYRAWGSDMSTEHDPYEAGVGFAVRMNKGFFHGRNALRGRSEETATRRLTCLTIDDPYQVVMGSEPVRVDGVPAGYVTSAARGYTIGKNIAYAWLPASASVPGTPVEIEYFGERVPAVVAAEPLFDPDMSRIRS, from the coding sequence ATGCCGACCCAACCACGCGTTGTGCTCATCGGGGCGGGCATCGTCGGCTGCGCACTGGCCGACGAGCTGACCGAGCGCGGGTGGACCAACGTCACCGTGCTCGAACAAGGGCCGCTGTTCGCCACCGGTGGGTCCAGTTCGCACGCGCCCGGCCTGGTGTACCAGACCGTGGGATGCAGGACCATGACGCAGCTGGCCAAGTACACGGTCGAGAAGTACACCGCCCTGACGCTGGACGACCAGTGGTGCTTCCAGCAGCTCGGCGGCCTGGAGGTGGCGACCACCCCGGAGCGCTGGGCCGACCTCAAGCGCCGGCACGGCTGGGCGACCGCGTGGGGCGTCGAGAGCCACCTGCGCGACCCCGGCGAGTGCGCCGAACTGCACCCGCTGCTGGACCCCGCCAAGATCCTGGGCGGGTTCCACATCCCCAGCGACGGACTGGCCAAGCCGGTGCGCGCGGGCGAGGCCCAGGCCCGGCGGGCGATCGACCGGGGGGCACGCTTCCTGGCCCACCACAAGGTGACCGGCATCGAACGCCACGGCGGGCGGGTCCGGGCCGTGGTCACCGAGCACGACACCTTCGCGGCCGACATCGTCGTCTCCTGCGTCGGCATGTGGGGCCCGCGGATCGGCCGCATGGTCGACCTCGACATCCCGCTGGTCCCCATGGCGCACCAGTACGTCAGGACCACGCCACTGCCGGTGCTCAAGGGCGTCAACGACGAGCTGCGCGAGATGTCCAAGCCGCTGCTGCGGCACCAGGAGGCCGGCCTCTACTTCCGCGAGCACGTCGACCGCATCGGTATCGGCGCCTACGAGCACCGCCCGATGCCGATCTCCGCCGACGACATCCTCGACCCCGGCGTCGCCCCGACCATGCCGTCGGAGCTGCCGTTCACCCCCGACGACTTCGACCAGTCCTGGAAGGACTCCGTCGACCTGCTGCCGTGCCTGGCCGACGCCGGGATCGACGAGGGGATCAACGGCCTGTTCTCCTTCACCCCGGACGGCAACCCCCTGCTCGGCGAGCACCCCGACCTCCAGGGGTTCTGGGTGGCCGAGGCGGTGTGGATCACGCACTCCGCGGGCGTGGCCAAGGCGATGGCGGAGTGGCTGGTCGACGGCCAGCCCGGCCTGGACCTGCACAACTGCGACCTCAACCGGTTCGAGGAGGTCGAGCGGGGGCCGGAGTACGTCCACCTGCGCAGCTGTCAGGCCTTCGACGAGGTCTACGACGTGCTGCACCCGTTGCAGCCCGCCGAGCACCCCCGTCCGCTGCGCACCAGCCCCTTCCACGAGCGCCAGGTCGAACTCGGAGCCGTGTTCCTGGAGGCGTCCGGCTGGGAGCGGCCGCAGTGGTACGAGGCCAACGCGGACCTGCCCGAGGTCGCGGAGATCCCCGAGCGGGGCGAGTGGGCCTCCCGGTACTGGTCGCCGATCGCGGGCGCCGAGGCGCTGGTGGCGCGCAAGCGGGTGGCGATGTTCGACATGACGCCGCTCAAGCGCCTGGAGGTGACCGGCCCCGAGGCGCTGACCTTCCTGCAGGCGATGACGACCAACCAGCTCGACCGCAAGGTGGGGGCGGTCGTCTACACCCTCATGCTCAACGAGGACGGCGGGATCCGCAGCGACCTCACCATCGCCCGGCTCGCCGAGGACCGCTTCCAGGTGGGCGCCAACGGGCCGATCGACCTCGACTGGCTGCGCCGCCACCTGCCCCGCAGCGGCACCGTCCAGCTGCGCGACATCACCGCGGGCACCTGCTGCATCGGACTGTGGGGACCGGCCGCCCGCGACCTCCTCCAGCCGCTGACCCGCGAGGACTTCTCGCACAAGGCGCTGGGCTACTTCAAGTCGAAGCAGGCCTTCATCGGCGACGTCCCGGTGACCGCGATGCGCCTGTCCTACGTCGGGGAGCTGGGCTGGGAGCTCTACACCACCGCCGACATGGGCCGCCGGCTGTGGGACACCCTCTGGGAGGCGGGACAGGAGCACGGCGTGATCGCCGCGGGCCGGGGCGCCTTCACCAGCATGCGGCTGGAGAAGGGCTACCGGGCCTGGGGATCGGACATGAGCACCGAACACGACCCCTACGAGGCCGGGGTCGGCTTCGCGGTGCGGATGAACAAGGGCTTCTTCCACGGGAGGAACGCCCTGAGGGGCCGCTCCGAGGAGACCGCCACGCGGCGGCTCACCTGCCTGACCATCGACGACCCGTACCAGGTCGTCATGGGGTCCGAGCCGGTCCGCGTGGACGGCGTGCCGGCCGGCTACGTCACCAGCGCGGCACGCGGCTACACCATCGGCAAGAACATCGCCTACGCGTGGCTGCCCGCGTCGGCCTCCGTGCCCGGCACGCCCGTCGAGATCGAGTACTTCGGCGAACGCGTCCCCGCGGTGGTGGCGGCCGAACCGCTCTTCGACCCCGACATGTCCCGCATCCGGTCGTGA
- a CDS encoding aromatic ring-hydroxylating oxygenase subunit alpha — protein MTPPAAGGSALPESLIPTLPGSTYTDPGVFAREQDRIFERMWFCSVRAADLAKPGDFRTVQIGRESVLVTRSRDGSLRAFLNICRHRGAKLCTDESGSVKRNFQCPYHAWTYGLDGKLVAAPNLTSMPDIDRTEYGLKPVHLREWLGYAWLCLAPEPPSFADTVQADVVERLGSLAAVDNYEVDELELGRRITYDVQANWKLIIENFMECYHCATIHPELTEVLPEFADGYAAQYFVGHGAAFGEDVSGFTVDGGEGFDRLSGVDSDQDRKYYAITVRPQVFINLVPDHVIVHRMFPLSADRTIVECDWLYSKDVVASGRDVSRSVELFHRVNQQDFDACERCQPAMSSRAYADGGVLVPSEHHIGAFHEWVQQALTPDKDGDE, from the coding sequence ATGACCCCTCCGGCCGCCGGCGGGTCCGCACTGCCCGAGAGCCTGATCCCGACCCTGCCCGGGTCCACCTACACCGACCCGGGCGTCTTCGCCCGCGAACAGGACCGGATCTTCGAACGGATGTGGTTCTGCTCGGTCCGCGCGGCCGACCTGGCCAAGCCCGGTGACTTCCGCACCGTCCAGATCGGCCGCGAGAGCGTGCTCGTCACCCGTTCCAGGGACGGGTCGCTGCGCGCCTTCCTCAACATCTGCCGGCACCGGGGCGCCAAGCTCTGCACGGACGAGTCCGGCAGCGTCAAGCGCAACTTCCAGTGCCCGTACCACGCCTGGACCTACGGCCTGGACGGGAAGCTGGTCGCCGCGCCGAACCTGACCTCGATGCCCGACATCGACCGCACCGAGTACGGCCTCAAGCCGGTGCACCTGCGGGAGTGGCTCGGTTACGCGTGGCTGTGCCTGGCCCCGGAGCCGCCCTCGTTCGCCGACACCGTCCAGGCCGACGTCGTCGAGCGGCTGGGGTCGCTGGCGGCCGTCGACAACTACGAGGTCGACGAGCTGGAGCTCGGGCGCCGCATCACCTACGACGTCCAGGCCAACTGGAAGCTCATCATCGAGAACTTCATGGAGTGCTACCACTGCGCGACCATCCACCCCGAGCTGACCGAGGTCCTGCCCGAGTTCGCCGACGGCTACGCCGCGCAGTACTTCGTCGGGCACGGCGCGGCCTTCGGGGAGGACGTCTCCGGGTTCACCGTGGACGGCGGCGAGGGCTTCGACCGGCTGTCCGGGGTGGACTCCGACCAGGACCGCAAGTACTACGCCATCACCGTCCGACCGCAGGTCTTCATCAACCTGGTGCCCGACCACGTGATCGTGCACCGCATGTTCCCGCTGTCCGCCGACCGCACGATCGTCGAGTGCGACTGGCTGTACAGCAAGGACGTCGTGGCCTCCGGCCGCGACGTCTCGCGCTCCGTCGAACTGTTCCACCGGGTCAACCAGCAGGACTTCGACGCCTGTGAGCGCTGCCAGCCCGCGATGTCCTCGCGGGCCTACGCCGACGGCGGTGTCCTCGTTCCCTCGGAGCACCACATCGGCGCGTTCCACGAGTGGGTGCAGCAAGCACTCACTCCTGACAAGGATGGTGACGAGTAG
- a CDS encoding BCCT family transporter: MITAPRVFWPSVILVTAFVAAAVFFTDAVSAAVTALQNTVIGTFGWYYILIVCAFVVFSVRVGLGRFGDIKLGPDDEEPEFRLSTWFSMLFAAGMGIGLVFWGVAEPLNHYASPKPGVEGTPHDLAQQSLVQTFLHWGLHPWAIYVVVGLAIAYAIHRKNRPVSIRWALEPVLGKERVSGWAGDLIDIIAVVGTLFGVATSLGLGVLQIASGLDFLGLVSDPGNWTYIVLIGAITALAIFSVTTGVKRGIKWLSQINMGLAAVLLLIVLVTGPTLFVFREFVQSIGLYFQNLLRLSFDTSALEGADGAQWQGWWTTFYWGWWMSWAPFVGVFIARISRGRTVREFVTGVLLVPTAVTFLWLTVFGGSALYREVFGSGGGVAADGTVDTESALFSLLGELPGGTLLVAGGVVLIVLFFVTSSDSGSLVVDMLASGGNPETPVWSRVFWATAEGVVAIALLLAGGLNALQVGAILIALPFSVVMLVMCVATWKQLAEERTRQIRAQRRLEREKLTEQVSQNLLEGDEFTEQVSQHLLEGDDFTDQVSQNLIEEGWTEPNGGPNGGPNGTAPGGAPPADATAAGAAPAGTVEDKV; the protein is encoded by the coding sequence ATGATCACTGCCCCCCGGGTCTTCTGGCCCTCGGTGATCCTGGTGACCGCGTTCGTGGCGGCCGCGGTGTTCTTCACCGACGCCGTGTCCGCCGCGGTCACCGCCCTTCAGAACACCGTGATCGGCACGTTCGGGTGGTACTACATCCTGATCGTGTGCGCGTTCGTGGTGTTCTCCGTCCGCGTCGGCCTCGGCCGGTTCGGCGACATCAAGCTCGGCCCCGACGACGAGGAGCCCGAGTTCCGGCTCAGCACGTGGTTCTCGATGCTGTTCGCCGCGGGGATGGGCATCGGCCTGGTCTTCTGGGGCGTCGCGGAGCCGCTGAACCACTACGCCTCCCCCAAGCCGGGCGTCGAGGGCACCCCCCACGACCTCGCCCAGCAGTCGCTGGTGCAGACGTTCCTGCACTGGGGCCTGCACCCGTGGGCGATCTACGTGGTCGTCGGCCTGGCCATCGCCTACGCCATCCACCGCAAGAACCGCCCGGTGTCGATCCGCTGGGCGCTGGAACCGGTGCTGGGCAAGGAACGGGTGAGCGGCTGGGCCGGCGACCTGATCGACATCATCGCGGTCGTGGGAACCCTGTTCGGTGTGGCCACCTCGCTGGGCCTCGGCGTCCTGCAGATCGCCTCCGGACTCGACTTCCTCGGGCTCGTCAGTGACCCCGGGAACTGGACGTACATCGTCCTCATCGGCGCGATCACCGCGCTGGCGATCTTCTCGGTGACCACCGGCGTCAAGCGCGGGATCAAGTGGCTGTCCCAGATCAACATGGGGCTCGCCGCCGTGCTGCTGCTCATCGTGCTGGTGACGGGTCCGACGCTGTTCGTCTTCCGGGAGTTCGTGCAGTCGATCGGTCTGTACTTCCAGAACCTGCTCCGGCTGAGCTTCGACACCAGCGCTCTGGAGGGCGCGGACGGCGCCCAGTGGCAGGGCTGGTGGACGACCTTCTACTGGGGCTGGTGGATGTCCTGGGCGCCGTTCGTCGGCGTGTTCATCGCCCGGATCTCCCGCGGGCGCACCGTGCGCGAGTTCGTGACCGGCGTCCTGCTGGTGCCCACGGCGGTCACGTTCCTGTGGCTCACCGTGTTCGGCGGCAGCGCCCTGTACCGCGAGGTGTTCGGCTCCGGCGGCGGCGTCGCGGCGGACGGGACGGTGGACACCGAGTCCGCCCTGTTCTCCCTGCTCGGCGAACTGCCGGGAGGCACCCTGCTGGTCGCGGGCGGGGTCGTCCTCATCGTGCTGTTCTTCGTGACCTCGTCGGACTCCGGTTCGCTCGTGGTCGACATGCTGGCCTCCGGGGGCAACCCCGAGACCCCGGTGTGGAGCCGGGTGTTCTGGGCGACGGCCGAGGGCGTGGTGGCCATCGCCCTGCTGCTCGCGGGCGGGCTGAACGCGCTCCAGGTCGGAGCGATCCTCATCGCCCTGCCCTTCAGCGTCGTCATGCTGGTGATGTGCGTGGCGACGTGGAAACAGCTCGCGGAGGAGCGTACCCGCCAGATCCGGGCCCAGCGCCGGCTGGAGCGCGAGAAGCTCACCGAGCAGGTGTCACAGAACCTGCTGGAGGGCGACGAGTTCACCGAGCAGGTCTCCCAGCACCTATTGGAGGGTGACGACTTCACCGACCAGGTCTCGCAGAACCTGATCGAGGAGGGCTGGACCGAGCCGAACGGCGGCCCGAACGGTGGTCCGAACGGCACGGCGCCCGGCGGAGCCCCGCCCGCCGACGCGACGGCCGCCGGGGCCGCGCCCGCCGGAACCGTCGAGGACAAGGTGTAA
- a CDS encoding FdhF/YdeP family oxidoreductase yields MVERASEHDVDEDALRVGEPGRAAAGLTGVIVSLHRSREQMGLGRTMRTLPLVNQRAGFDCPGCAWPDPRAADGDRRKPAEFCENGAKAVAEEATTRRAGPDFFARHPVAELAGRTDHWLGRQGRLTEPMVLREGDTHYRPIGWAEAFDVVAEHLNALGSPDEAAFYTSGRTGNEAAFAYQLMVRCFGTNNLPDCSNMCHESSGMALNETIGIGTGSVSLSDVEHADLVLVLGQNPGTNHPRMLASLEKVKDRGGRIVAVNPLPEAGLLRFKNPQRASGIVGRGTALADEFAQIRIGGDLALLRALTGLLVLAEDAAPGTVLDRDFIEAHTHGFDEFARGARHIDWAATERATGLARAQVERIARMLIESERTVVCWAMGLTQQRQGVATIREAVNLVLLRGMIGKPGAGVCPVRGHSNVQGDRTMGIYEKMPEPFLRALEREFGVEVPRAHGLDTVETLHGMHEGRVRVLFAMGGNFAAATPDTEATERALRGCDLTVHVSTKLNRSHVVPGRTALILPALGRTERDVQESGEQFVTVEDSMSVVHASRGRLRPAGGRLLSEVAIVARLARRLLGEDHPVRWEEFERDYDTVRDHIARVVPGCADYNRRVREPDGFVMPHPPRDSRTFPTATGRANLTVNVPEPIEVPAGRLLLQTLRSHDQYNTTVYGLSDRYRGIENARRVVLVNDDDIASLGFTDGDLVDLVSEWKDPRAGDEERRAARFRIVSYPTARGCAAAYFPEANALVPLGAVAEGSNTPVSKAVVIRLEAAAGA; encoded by the coding sequence ATGGTCGAGCGCGCTTCCGAGCACGACGTGGACGAGGACGCGCTGCGCGTCGGTGAGCCCGGCCGGGCCGCGGCCGGGCTCACCGGGGTGATAGTCTCCCTCCATCGCAGCAGGGAACAGATGGGCCTCGGCCGGACCATGCGGACGCTGCCGCTGGTCAACCAGCGGGCGGGGTTCGACTGCCCCGGCTGCGCGTGGCCGGACCCGCGGGCCGCCGACGGCGACCGGCGCAAGCCCGCCGAGTTCTGTGAGAACGGCGCCAAGGCGGTCGCGGAGGAGGCCACGACCCGCCGGGCGGGTCCCGACTTCTTCGCCCGGCACCCGGTCGCCGAGCTGGCCGGACGCACCGACCACTGGCTGGGACGGCAGGGCCGGCTGACCGAGCCGATGGTCCTGCGCGAGGGCGACACCCACTACCGGCCGATCGGGTGGGCGGAGGCCTTCGACGTCGTCGCCGAGCACCTGAACGCGCTCGGCTCCCCCGACGAGGCGGCCTTCTACACCTCGGGTCGCACCGGCAACGAGGCGGCGTTCGCCTACCAGCTGATGGTGCGGTGCTTCGGGACCAACAACCTGCCCGACTGCTCGAACATGTGCCACGAGTCCTCGGGGATGGCGCTGAACGAGACCATCGGGATCGGTACCGGCTCGGTGTCGCTGTCCGACGTGGAGCACGCGGACCTGGTCCTGGTGCTGGGGCAGAACCCGGGCACCAACCACCCGCGCATGCTGGCGTCACTGGAGAAGGTCAAGGACCGCGGCGGGCGGATCGTGGCGGTCAACCCGCTGCCGGAGGCCGGGCTGCTCCGGTTCAAGAACCCGCAGCGGGCGAGCGGGATCGTGGGCCGGGGCACGGCGCTGGCGGACGAGTTCGCGCAGATCCGCATCGGCGGCGACCTGGCGCTGCTGCGTGCCCTGACCGGGCTGCTGGTGCTCGCCGAGGACGCCGCGCCGGGCACGGTGCTCGACCGGGACTTCATCGAGGCGCACACGCACGGCTTCGACGAGTTCGCGCGCGGGGCCCGGCACATCGACTGGGCGGCGACCGAACGGGCGACCGGGCTCGCCAGGGCGCAGGTCGAGCGGATCGCGCGCATGCTGATCGAATCCGAGCGCACGGTCGTGTGCTGGGCGATGGGCCTGACCCAGCAGCGGCAGGGGGTGGCGACCATCAGGGAGGCCGTCAACCTGGTGCTGCTGCGGGGCATGATCGGCAAGCCGGGGGCCGGGGTGTGCCCGGTGCGCGGGCACTCCAACGTGCAGGGCGACCGGACCATGGGCATCTACGAGAAGATGCCGGAGCCGTTCCTGCGGGCCCTGGAACGCGAGTTCGGGGTCGAGGTGCCGCGTGCGCACGGCCTGGACACCGTCGAGACGCTGCACGGCATGCACGAGGGCCGTGTGCGGGTGCTCTTCGCGATGGGCGGGAACTTCGCGGCGGCCACCCCGGACACCGAGGCCACCGAGCGGGCGCTGCGCGGCTGCGACCTGACCGTGCACGTGTCGACCAAGCTCAACCGGTCGCACGTCGTCCCGGGGCGGACCGCGCTGATCCTGCCCGCGCTCGGCCGCACCGAGCGGGACGTGCAGGAGTCGGGGGAACAGTTCGTCACCGTCGAGGACTCGATGTCGGTGGTGCACGCCTCCCGGGGCCGGCTGCGCCCCGCGGGCGGGCGGCTGCTGTCGGAGGTGGCGATCGTCGCCCGCCTGGCCCGCCGGCTGCTCGGCGAGGACCACCCGGTGCGCTGGGAGGAGTTCGAGCGCGACTACGACACCGTCCGCGACCACATCGCGCGGGTGGTGCCGGGCTGCGCGGACTACAACCGGCGGGTGCGCGAGCCGGACGGGTTCGTGATGCCGCATCCGCCCCGCGACTCGCGCACCTTCCCGACCGCCACCGGCCGGGCGAACCTCACCGTCAACGTCCCGGAGCCGATCGAGGTCCCCGCCGGGCGGCTGCTGCTCCAGACACTGCGCAGCCACGACCAGTACAACACCACGGTCTACGGGCTCTCCGACCGCTACCGGGGGATCGAGAACGCGCGGCGCGTGGTGCTGGTCAACGACGACGACATCGCCTCGCTCGGCTTCACCGACGGGGACCTGGTCGACCTGGTCTCGGAGTGGAAGGACCCGCGGGCCGGGGACGAGGAGCGCCGGGCCGCCCGGTTCCGGATCGTGTCCTATCCGACGGCCCGGGGGTGCGCCGCCGCCTACTTCCCCGAGGCGAACGCGCTGGTGCCGCTCGGCGCGGTCGCCGAGGGCTCCAACACCCCGGTCTCCAAGGCCGTCGTCATCCGCCTGGAGGCCGCCGCCGGAGCCTAG
- a CDS encoding ATP-binding protein, producing MDSAVRALDLPRRIRYADPDTSGLVCGADPQHVRIARRWAMQATRTTPCLAHPLVVSLAELHTNALKHSASGLLSGRVRIEIERRERLFLLRVTDEGARPGGGITVPEVRAGAGVEKREPALAEGGYGLALVDAMALYWDFTGGEGGPVTVRAAFDRSGRPRPRP from the coding sequence ATGGATTCGGCTGTGCGCGCTCTCGATCTGCCCAGGCGTATCCGATACGCGGATCCGGATACGAGTGGCCTGGTGTGCGGAGCCGATCCGCAGCATGTGCGGATCGCGCGCCGATGGGCGATGCAGGCCACCAGGACGACGCCGTGCCTGGCCCATCCCCTGGTGGTGTCGCTGGCCGAGCTGCACACCAACGCCCTGAAGCACTCGGCCTCGGGGCTTCTCAGCGGCCGGGTGAGGATCGAGATCGAGCGCCGCGAGCGTCTCTTCCTCCTCCGCGTCACCGACGAAGGTGCCCGCCCGGGCGGGGGGATCACCGTTCCCGAGGTCCGCGCCGGGGCCGGTGTGGAGAAACGGGAACCCGCCTTGGCGGAGGGCGGATACGGCCTGGCTCTGGTGGATGCCATGGCCCTGTACTGGGACTTCACCGGTGGTGAGGGCGGCCCTGTGACCGTGCGTGCCGCCTTCGACCGTTCGGGGCGGCCGCGTCCGCGCCCGTGA
- a CDS encoding helix-turn-helix domain-containing protein: protein MHTDERALRSFGRELRRLRVESELTQQALARRVSQRGTAISDSHVSDIENGRALARPWLRKFLDAVLESDGRLERLWEELTGSGRQVWLHEVTKRTHAADALFEYQPLVFPGYLQTLDYSYALVRYGAPWLSQEQVLALAKERNDRAKRMAESASPVIWLIIDQSVLWRRYGSPHVQRDQLAYVAHEIGRERVTVQMLPVRAPRHAGTSGPRRIITTADEPEVVYMESAEEGRIISGSADIARSRMVFTALQGAARDPQETLQAIHDEMKAIDDE, encoded by the coding sequence ATGCACACAGACGAACGCGCCCTTCGTTCCTTCGGTCGGGAACTGCGCAGGCTGCGCGTGGAATCCGAGCTCACCCAACAGGCCCTGGCCAGGCGGGTGAGCCAGCGCGGCACCGCCATCAGCGACTCGCATGTGTCCGATATCGAGAATGGCCGGGCGTTGGCCCGGCCGTGGCTGCGTAAGTTCCTCGATGCGGTGTTGGAGAGCGACGGGAGGTTGGAGAGGCTCTGGGAGGAGCTGACCGGCTCCGGGCGCCAGGTGTGGCTCCACGAGGTCACCAAGCGCACCCACGCCGCCGACGCCCTGTTCGAGTACCAGCCGCTCGTGTTCCCGGGGTACCTCCAGACCCTTGACTACTCGTACGCGCTCGTTCGCTACGGGGCGCCGTGGCTCTCCCAGGAGCAGGTCCTCGCACTCGCCAAGGAGAGGAATGATCGCGCGAAGCGCATGGCCGAATCCGCGTCTCCGGTGATCTGGCTGATCATCGACCAGAGCGTGCTCTGGCGCCGCTACGGATCCCCTCACGTCCAGCGCGACCAACTGGCGTACGTGGCCCACGAGATCGGGCGTGAGCGTGTCACCGTTCAGATGCTCCCGGTGCGGGCTCCACGCCATGCGGGAACCTCGGGACCGCGGCGGATCATCACCACGGCGGACGAACCAGAGGTGGTGTACATGGAATCGGCTGAGGAGGGCCGCATCATCTCCGGCTCGGCCGACATCGCCCGGAGCCGTATGGTGTTCACTGCTCTCCA